A window from Hoeflea sp. IMCC20628 encodes these proteins:
- a CDS encoding ABC transporter ATP-binding protein, which translates to MTDTILSVEKVVKQFSGLRAVGGAEGLSFSVQRGDFLGLIGPNGAGKSTTFNLISGVLAPTEGKVLLNGTDLSGRRAQDIAGMGLGRTFQTPRAFPSLSVLDNIMVGAHNPHEGPIAALLGRWRSGDAELRESAEASLERVGLIDRRHDLVANLSGGELRMLEVARQLNRAPRILLLDEPTAGVDPVLQVKLASLLRDLHQAGTTVIVVEHNLTFLFDLADRIVVLQNGGLLAEGEPEAVRRDPVVISAYLGTEHEA; encoded by the coding sequence ATGACCGACACAATCCTGAGCGTAGAAAAGGTCGTCAAGCAATTCAGTGGACTGCGTGCTGTCGGTGGCGCCGAGGGCTTGAGTTTTTCGGTCCAACGTGGCGATTTCCTCGGATTGATCGGGCCGAACGGGGCGGGAAAATCCACAACGTTCAATCTGATTTCCGGTGTCTTGGCGCCGACCGAGGGCAAAGTCCTGTTGAACGGAACCGATCTGTCGGGGCGCCGGGCGCAGGATATTGCGGGCATGGGACTGGGGCGTACATTCCAGACACCGCGTGCGTTTCCATCCCTCAGTGTCCTGGACAATATCATGGTGGGTGCACACAACCCGCATGAGGGCCCAATCGCTGCACTTCTTGGCCGTTGGCGCAGTGGGGACGCGGAATTGCGCGAAAGCGCCGAAGCTTCGCTTGAACGGGTCGGACTGATCGATCGACGCCATGATCTGGTTGCCAATCTTTCGGGTGGTGAACTGCGAATGCTGGAGGTCGCACGGCAATTGAATCGGGCCCCGCGCATTCTGCTGCTCGATGAGCCGACAGCGGGCGTCGACCCTGTGCTGCAGGTCAAGCTCGCCAGCTTGCTTCGCGATTTGCACCAAGCGGGAACGACCGTGATCGTGGTTGAGCACAACCTGACATTTCTGTTCGATCTGGCAGACCGCATTGTCGTGCTTCAAAACGGCGGACTTCTGGCGGAAGGCGAGCCCGAGGCGGTCCGCCGTGATCCTGTAGTTATTTCAGCCTATCTGGGGACAGAACATGAAGCTTGA
- a CDS encoding ABC transporter ATP-binding protein, with protein sequence MKLEVKAVHSGYGKVTILHGIDFCAESGEITCVLGANGAGKSTLMKTIAGRLPVSSGEIAIDGKAITGSTALEVTRAGIAYVPQEGNTFAELTVRDNLLASALNFTGTGPRIEDTYDRFPILKDRANQQASTLSGGERQTLAIANALIGAPKFLILDEPTAGLAPIFVDRIVDWVCELSRKGMSVIWVVEQNPEKILNISRTTWMIDAGRNRETLPSADLLQPGRLEEMLL encoded by the coding sequence ATGAAGCTTGAAGTCAAAGCGGTTCACAGCGGCTACGGCAAGGTCACCATTCTGCACGGAATTGATTTTTGTGCTGAGTCGGGTGAAATCACCTGTGTGCTTGGGGCCAACGGGGCCGGTAAAAGCACGCTGATGAAGACAATTGCGGGGCGTCTTCCAGTAAGCAGTGGCGAAATCGCTATCGATGGCAAGGCCATCACCGGCTCCACCGCGCTTGAGGTCACCCGGGCGGGCATCGCCTATGTCCCGCAGGAAGGCAACACATTCGCCGAATTGACTGTGCGCGACAATCTTTTGGCTTCGGCGCTGAATTTTACCGGTACCGGCCCGCGGATTGAAGATACCTATGATCGGTTTCCGATCCTGAAGGATCGGGCAAATCAGCAGGCCTCGACATTGTCCGGCGGCGAGCGCCAGACATTGGCCATTGCGAATGCTCTGATTGGTGCACCGAAGTTTCTAATCCTCGACGAACCGACAGCCGGACTGGCCCCGATCTTCGTGGACCGGATCGTCGACTGGGTATGCGAACTGTCCCGCAAGGGCATGAGCGTTATCTGGGTCGTGGAACAGAACCCTGAAAAAATACTGAACATATCGCGGACCACCTGGATGATTGATGCCGGGCGCAACCGTGAAACCCTGCCGAGCGCCGACCTGCTGCAACCGGGTCGTCTCGAAGAGATGCTTCTGTAG
- a CDS encoding branched-chain amino acid ABC transporter permease, giving the protein MTLYSLILTTLTFGAMFSVLTLSLNLQYARGGMINFGTVAYFAAGAYAYAIFTQEPPSGLDQYAFGFGLPWYLGFLAAGVASLLFALVTGWPTLRLRGEYLALTTFAFAEVLHSFLLNERRIGNGSVGLSNVERPDPTLIGLNDMLTYAMAAVALMLVTAFFFHRLLKSPFGRTVDAIHDDEIAAQAIGKDGARIRLQVFVISAIPIGFAGALYAMTTTLVSPALFTAEITFFVWIALALGGEKTILGAILGTLALVFFQEAVGSIPFESVRAAQIAASVEEVVTGILFIIVLRWQPWEKLSRRAKA; this is encoded by the coding sequence GTCGCTGAACCTTCAATATGCACGCGGCGGCATGATCAATTTTGGAACCGTCGCCTATTTCGCGGCCGGAGCCTATGCCTACGCCATCTTCACGCAAGAGCCGCCAAGCGGTCTTGATCAATATGCCTTCGGCTTTGGATTGCCTTGGTATCTGGGCTTTCTCGCAGCGGGTGTCGCGTCGCTTCTCTTCGCTCTGGTTACAGGGTGGCCGACGCTGCGGCTGAGGGGCGAGTATCTGGCGCTGACGACTTTCGCCTTTGCCGAAGTCTTGCATTCCTTCCTCCTGAATGAGCGTCGGATCGGCAACGGAAGTGTCGGCCTGTCCAACGTCGAACGTCCTGATCCCACATTGATCGGACTCAACGACATGCTGACCTATGCAATGGCGGCTGTGGCGTTGATGCTGGTGACGGCATTCTTCTTTCACCGGCTGCTGAAATCGCCGTTCGGTCGCACTGTTGATGCCATCCATGACGATGAAATCGCGGCGCAAGCCATTGGCAAGGACGGTGCTCGGATCCGGCTGCAGGTCTTCGTGATCTCGGCGATCCCGATCGGGTTCGCCGGTGCGCTCTACGCCATGACCACGACCCTTGTGTCGCCGGCGCTGTTCACGGCCGAGATTACGTTCTTTGTCTGGATCGCACTTGCGCTCGGCGGGGAGAAGACGATCCTGGGCGCCATACTCGGCACACTCGCTCTTGTGTTCTTCCAGGAGGCGGTCGGCTCCATTCCGTTCGAATCCGTGCGTGCCGCGCAGATCGCGGCATCGGTCGAAGAGGTCGTAACCGGCATCCTGTTCATCATCGTGTTGCGCTGGCAGCCTTGGGAAAAACTGTCGCGGAGGGCGAAGGCATGA